One Bombus pascuorum chromosome 4, iyBomPasc1.1, whole genome shotgun sequence DNA segment encodes these proteins:
- the LOC132906458 gene encoding uncharacterized protein LOC132906458 isoform X2: MRILVLRSTIAIILCRIMSGIASATGLLEARIRPTYRPKPKLVELAGFTKPAPFILRPFSGLFNPYPYGCSILCNHPADCEAKEILRRAKDTWATEGKALLLPEEMDMIRASLVATCSATDVGGNTGTEATNDASTVPEELFRKYTETDSRPLTPAPTLASGPTLTNRPIQEEHPVTCDLRERITLILDLRTNSRKQMENETFSWHALTLEPPPTYRKSEIFVSKPSSRRTIRTPNPRDIPDIFTNIDDELNSNGRIEEEKVEKPTKEVIIIRRRGRRLRKGKCRRGSGYGQQTEVRDLFEPTDTQISHIGDGSRRTSIHTNNGDVENLATTPKKTSATNNMPSMIFPSFIDPDILKHLCRELDSDKVEAEFSVRRKIAFEEALRVKGEHYSHSRRSQIFSNPALVDTPRVFSRQAARFEILGSESLHGLTILGYLNKHVFVTSGRKLIFGRVFNKFQEDTKGNTKCISPSIVLEALQDMIGKPITQEQEAYLNLTIGEIKEPLNFRTWCGLCAAVERLLCPFPSKEIDPPTWLERVDFESLERRLKSANVDHKLAQFLTEICKR; this comes from the exons ATGAGGATTCTTGTCTTACGTAGTACAATAGCAATAATTTTATGCAGGATTATGTCAGGAATCGCAAGTGCAACTGGCCTCTTGGAAGCACGCATTCGACCAACCTATCGGCCTAAACCAAAG cTTGTGGAATTGGCAGGTTTCACTAAACCAGCGCCTTTTATTCTTAGACCTTTCTCTGGCCTTTTTAATCCTTATCCTTATGGATGTTCTATATTGTGTAATCACCCAGCAGATTGTGAAGCAAAAGAAATTCTCAGACGTGCCAAAGATACATGg GCAACGGAAGGGAAGGCTTTATTATTACCAGAAGAAATGGATATGATTAGAGCCAGTTTGGTAGCTACATGCAGTGCTACCGATGTAGGTGGGAATACTGGAACTGAAGCGACTAATGATGCTTCTACTGTCCCTGAGGAATTGTTTCGAAAATATACCGAGACTGACTCAAGACCTTTGACTCCCGCACCCACGCTCGCTAGCGGCCCTACTTTGACAAATCGACCGATTCAGGAAGAACATCCGGTGACCTGCGATCTACGTgaacgtattacgttaattCTAGATCTTAGAACCAACTCACGAAAGCAAATG gaaaatgaaacgttcTCTTGGCACGCGTTGACTTTAGAACCACCGCCCACTTACCggaaaagtgaaatttttgtatctaaACCCAGTTCAAGACGTACGATACGTACACCGAATCCAAGGGATATTCcagatatatttacaaatatagaCGATGAATTG AATTCCAATGGACgcatagaagaagaaaaagttgaaaagcCAACTAAAGAAGTTATAATAATTCGCAGAAGAGGAAGACGATTACGTAAAGGGAAATGCAGAAGAGGATCAGGCTATGGACAACAAACAGAAGTTCGTGATTTATTTGAACCAACTGATACTCAAATCTCGCATATAGGCGATGGATCTAGAAGAACGTC GATCCATACAAACAACGGGGATGTAGAGAATTTGGCAACCACCCCTAAGAAGACCTCTGCAACGAATAATATGCCTTCTATGATATTTCCTAGTTTCATTGATCCAGATATATTAAAGCATTTGTGCAGAGAATTAGACAGTGACAAAGTGGAAGCAGAGTTTTCAGTTAGG agAAAAATCGCATTCGAAGAAGCTCTGCGGGTAAAAGGTGAACATTATTCGCACTCTAGACGatctcaaatattttcaaacccTGCGCTAGTTGATACACCGCGCGTATTTTCCCGCCAAGCAGCTCGTTTTGAAATTCTCGGAAGTGAAAGTTTACACG GGTTAACAATATTGGGATATCTAAATAAACACGTCTTTGTCACTTCGGGAAGAAAGTTGATTTTCGGAAGAGTTTTCAACAAATTCCAAGAAGATACGAAGGGAAATACTAAATGCATTTCACCAAGCATTGTTCTTGAAGCTCTTCAGGATATGATCGGAAAACCTATAACTCAAGAGCAAGAGGCATATTTAAATCTTACGATTGGCGAAATTAAGGAACCGTTAAATTTTAGAACTTGGTGCGGTTTGTGTGCTGCAGTCGAACGTTTACTCTGCCCATTTCCTTCAAAAGAAATTGATCCACCTACGTGGCTCGAAAGGGTGGATTTTGAAAGCTTAGAACGTAGACTTAAATCCGCTAACGTGGATCACAAGCTGGCTCAGTTTTTAACAGAGATTTGTAAACGATAA
- the LOC132906458 gene encoding uncharacterized protein LOC132906458 isoform X1, with the protein MDMIRASLVATCSATDVGGNTGTEATNDASTVPEELFRKYTETDSRPLTPAPTLASGPTLTNRPIQEEHPVTCDLRERITLILDLRTNSRKQMENETFSWHALTLEPPPTYRKSEIFVSKPSSRRTIRTPNPRDIPDIFTNIDDELNSNGRIEEEKVEKPTKEVIIIRRRGRRLRKGKCRRGSGYGQQTEVRDLFEPTDTQISHIGDGSRRTSIHTNNGDVENLATTPKKTSATNNMPSMIFPSFIDPDILKHLCRELDSDKVEAEFSVRRKIAFEEALRVKGEHYSHSRRSQIFSNPALVDTPRVFSRQAARFEILGSESLHGLTILGYLNKHVFVTSGRKLIFGRVFNKFQEDTKGNTKCISPSIVLEALQDMIGKPITQEQEAYLNLTIGEIKEPLNFRTWCGLCAAVERLLCPFPSKEIDPPTWLERVDFESLERRLKSANVDHKLAQFLTEICKR; encoded by the exons ATGGATATGATTAGAGCCAGTTTGGTAGCTACATGCAGTGCTACCGATGTAGGTGGGAATACTGGAACTGAAGCGACTAATGATGCTTCTACTGTCCCTGAGGAATTGTTTCGAAAATATACCGAGACTGACTCAAGACCTTTGACTCCCGCACCCACGCTCGCTAGCGGCCCTACTTTGACAAATCGACCGATTCAGGAAGAACATCCGGTGACCTGCGATCTACGTgaacgtattacgttaattCTAGATCTTAGAACCAACTCACGAAAGCAAATG gaaaatgaaacgttcTCTTGGCACGCGTTGACTTTAGAACCACCGCCCACTTACCggaaaagtgaaatttttgtatctaaACCCAGTTCAAGACGTACGATACGTACACCGAATCCAAGGGATATTCcagatatatttacaaatatagaCGATGAATTG AATTCCAATGGACgcatagaagaagaaaaagttgaaaagcCAACTAAAGAAGTTATAATAATTCGCAGAAGAGGAAGACGATTACGTAAAGGGAAATGCAGAAGAGGATCAGGCTATGGACAACAAACAGAAGTTCGTGATTTATTTGAACCAACTGATACTCAAATCTCGCATATAGGCGATGGATCTAGAAGAACGTC GATCCATACAAACAACGGGGATGTAGAGAATTTGGCAACCACCCCTAAGAAGACCTCTGCAACGAATAATATGCCTTCTATGATATTTCCTAGTTTCATTGATCCAGATATATTAAAGCATTTGTGCAGAGAATTAGACAGTGACAAAGTGGAAGCAGAGTTTTCAGTTAGG agAAAAATCGCATTCGAAGAAGCTCTGCGGGTAAAAGGTGAACATTATTCGCACTCTAGACGatctcaaatattttcaaacccTGCGCTAGTTGATACACCGCGCGTATTTTCCCGCCAAGCAGCTCGTTTTGAAATTCTCGGAAGTGAAAGTTTACACG GGTTAACAATATTGGGATATCTAAATAAACACGTCTTTGTCACTTCGGGAAGAAAGTTGATTTTCGGAAGAGTTTTCAACAAATTCCAAGAAGATACGAAGGGAAATACTAAATGCATTTCACCAAGCATTGTTCTTGAAGCTCTTCAGGATATGATCGGAAAACCTATAACTCAAGAGCAAGAGGCATATTTAAATCTTACGATTGGCGAAATTAAGGAACCGTTAAATTTTAGAACTTGGTGCGGTTTGTGTGCTGCAGTCGAACGTTTACTCTGCCCATTTCCTTCAAAAGAAATTGATCCACCTACGTGGCTCGAAAGGGTGGATTTTGAAAGCTTAGAACGTAGACTTAAATCCGCTAACGTGGATCACAAGCTGGCTCAGTTTTTAACAGAGATTTGTAAACGATAA
- the LOC132906463 gene encoding RNA-binding protein 42: MDDKLRQMEDEMNRFEAEIGGQLVTPMVRPVIGANTYNQVARQLEQHELPTPVVAAAAASLAFPPMIGFPPPPPPPPPPPPPPPMLIPQQVARQGTVPSITTYSSPAQISNPYLPNMVDPCLSATPKTYESTSAPMIHPEIIEQIINTKIPEDDSKKKPKVKGVSTAAELAISQGKASSIMANASAEETHPKGKGKKNKKIIRMAGGQTWEDPSLLEWDEDDFRIFCGDLGNDVTDEMLVRVFGKYPSFQKAKVVRDKRTNKTKGFGFVSFKDPQDFIKAMKEMNGRYVGSRPIKLRKSSWKQRNLETVRKKEKEKQALIGLLTGR, from the exons ATGGATGACAAATTACGTCAAATGGAAGATGAGATGAATAG ATTTGAAGCTGAAATTGGTGGTCAGTTAGTTACGCCAATGGTTAGACCTGTAATTGGTGCAAATACTTATAATCAAGTGGCTAGACAATTGGAACAACATGAACTTCCAACACcagttgttgctgctgctgcagCTAGTTTAGCTTTTCCTCCAATGATTGGATttccaccgccaccgccaccaccaccacctcctcctccaccACCGCCAATGTTAATTCCACAGCAAGTAGCAAGACAAG GTACGGTTCCTTCTATTACAACATACTCATCACCTGCACAGATAAGTAATCCATATTTACCAAATATGGTGGACCCGTGTTTAAGTGCTACTCCAAAAACTTACGAATCTACATCAGCACCAATGATTCATCCAGAAATTATTGAACAGATTATCAATACAAAGATCCCAGAAGATGACAGCAAAAAGAAACCCAAGGTGAAAGGTGTAAGTACTGCAGCAGAATTAGCAATTAGCCAAGGGAAGGCAAGTTCTATCATGGCTAATGCTAGCGCAGAAGAGACTCATCCAAAGGgcaaagggaagaaaaataaaaaaatcatacGAATGGCTGGTGGACAAACATGGGAAGATCCTTCCTTACTAGAATGGGATGAag ATGATTTCAGGATATTTTGTGGAGATTTAGGAAACGATGTTACAGATGAAATGCTAGTAAGAGTCTTTGGCAAATATCCAAGTTTTCAGAAAGCAAAGGTAGTCAGggataaaagaacaaataagACAAAAGGATTTGGGTTTGTGTCCTTCAAAGATCCACAAGATTTCATCAAAGCAATGAAAGAAATGAACG GTCGATACGTAGGCTCACGTCCCATAAAGCTACGGAAGAGTTCATGGAAACAACGGAATTTAGAGACAGTacggaaaaaagagaaagagaagcagGCATTAATTGGCTTGTTAACCGGGCGGTGA
- the LOC132906475 gene encoding uncharacterized protein LOC132906475 — MFTITVFVFTLNTLWMVCQAVPLLDMRNSLEQNVLDAMVSSACSSNGDCWKWLPMQEVQKDVPLAPEDLPISKIDIRRETSSLDPNTIIETWGDSSPPLNRKVHQLSLANKHIGSRLSKKDMSRSWGAGGMPFSILYMNPYSPRGNYASTSQQQDLGKTESTTPPIIHPNTRIAVRNGSSTQPRRQYSIIPQLFISYGWGPFGK; from the exons atgtttacgATTACAGTCTTTGTCTTCACATTGAACACACTATGGATGGTGTGTCAAGCAGTGCCACTGCTTGATATGAGGAACAGTTTGGAGCAAAATGTATTGGATGCTATGGTCTCCTCTGCATGCTCTTCAAATGGAGATTGTTGGAAATGGTTACCGATGCAAGAAGTTCAAAAAGATGTTCCTTTGGCTCCAGAGGACCTCCCCATATCAAA AATAGATATTCGTCGAGAAACTTCAAGCTTAGATCCCAATACGATTATAGAAACATGGGGTGATAGTTCCCCACCACTGAACAGAAAAGTTCACCAATTgtcactggctaacaagcatATCGGAAGTAGATTGTCGAAGAAAGATATGTCACGTAGTTGGGGTGCTGGCGGCATGCccttttctattctttatatGAATCCATATAGTCCTCGTGGAAATTATGCCA GTACTTCGCAACAACAAGATCTGGGAAAAACTGAAAGTACAACGCCACCTATAATACATCCTAATACTCGCATTGCTGTGCGTAATGGAAGTTCCACGCAACCAAGAAGACAATACTCGATAATACCGCAGCTTTTTATATCATATGGCTGGGGTCCGTTTGGCAAATGA
- the LOC132906471 gene encoding ER membrane protein complex subunit 7, translating into MYKSAIFLLFIIVNISNKYVIAENDENISTDLYVIEGKVFPWENGAPSGWQLMTHVMANGGEHYGFLREDGTFIISNVPSGSYVIEVVNPNCVYEPVRVEINSRGKFRARKVNLIQTSQVIQVPYPLKMRPLTPFRYFQIREQWRATDFLFNPMVLMMILPLLLIMIIPKIMNDPETRKEMEQLNNFTNYNMPEMSEVITSFLSGGEKQKAKAVKAAKKRQ; encoded by the exons atgtataaaagtgctatttttctactttttattattgtcaACATATCGAATAAGTATGTAATCGCCGAAAATGACGAGAATATATCGACAGACCTGTATGTTATCGAAGGAAAAGTATTTCCATGGGAAAATGGAGCTCCAAGTGGATGGCAATTAATGACTCATGTCATGGCTAATGGTGGAGAACATTATGGTTTCTTAAG GGAGGATGgaacgtttattatttcaaatgtaCCATCAGGATCATATGTAATTGAAGTTGTAAATCCAAACTGTGTTTATGAACCTGTTAGagtagaaattaattcaaGGGGAAAATTCAGAGCAAGGAAAGTTAATTTGATTCAGACATCTCAAGTAATACAAGTTCCATATCCATTAAAAATGAGACCACTCACACCATTCCGTTACTTCCAAATTAGAGAACAGTGGAGAGCAActgactttttatttaatcccATG GTTTTAATGATGATATTACCATTATTGCTAATTATGATTATACCAAAAATCATGAATGACCCTGAAACTAGGAAG GAGATGgagcaattaaataatttcaccaATTATAATATGCCAGAAATGTCTGAAGTAATAACATCATTCTTATCTGGTGGGGAGAAACAAAAAGCAAAAGCAGTGAAAGCTGCAAAGAAGAGACAATGA
- the LOC132906455 gene encoding tectonic-like complex member MKS1, whose amino-acid sequence MAYKIRKQKIAVNYKVKEPISNFKIRVKIVQQRPLLAELLENEGDTRDSNFLEEEDRIFNWQEKVFSPFELSFYSEETNCLTECQKVYYRQIKEKNIEGSHLYTYTQNDSYYLGDDLLTKPYKTKLAIKNQTALPALQNRKPFPERYNKAVIDDAPDETRIRTNHYLYMERSTMYVMVDLSERDKILTRSDENTEIVLFTITYNELHKILTVNPDFTDDHYYTITNSSGIQFNYWLEHVSEKQSSLELQQQQNESRKEIKEHLMYKEAEIFHSFQLASPNVYKFFIKLDILSAHDFFFNGLCISYYVDLPEHWSTSQVDRLYGRTQRCNLKNNSAYFSYASEISLDFQSAAMVDANNILPSWPRLLLSVTSLDNWFRYRTEGYAVVPLPVLPGSHKFNIPTWRPTGSIINTLRRFFTGGTYELEDITHCSIPKGHEDKMLNKSYLNVTSSGYIKLNMNIIHQTHGSIKHDDHLNYFQRLSTDKLMTNIDNIFEQFKAARERMLQIKNLNI is encoded by the exons atggcATATAAGATACGGAAGCAAAAAATTGCCGTCAATTACAAAGTTAAAGAACCTATAAGCAACTTTAAAATAAG AGTCAAAATCGTGCAGCAAAGGCCTTTGCTTGCAGAACTGCTCGAAAACGAAGGGGATACCAGGGACTCAAATTTTCTTGAAGAGGAGGATCGTATTTTTAACTGGCAGGAAAAAGTATTTAGTCCGTTCGAACTAAGTTTTTACAGCGAAGAAACGAATTGTCTGACTGAATGTCAGAAAGTATATTACAGACAAATCAAAGAGAAGAATATCGAGGGTTCTCATCTTTATACCTACACACAAAATGATTCTTATTATCTGGGTGACGACTTGTTAACGAAACCTTATAAGACAAAATTGGCGATTAAAAACCAAACTGCATTGCCGGCATTGCAAAATCGTAAACCTTTCCCTGAAAGGTACAATAAAGCGGTTATTGATGATGCACCTGACGAAACAAGGATTCGAACGAATCATTATCTTTACATGGAGCGTTCTACAATGTATGTCATGGTTGATTTATCTGAACGAGATAAAATCTTAACACGCTCCGACGAGAATACGGAAATAGTGCTGTTCACGATCACGTATAATGAATTGCATAAAATTCTGACGGTAAATCCCGACTTTACGGACGACCATTATTACACTATCACGAATTCCAGCGgcattcaatttaattattggcTCGAGCATGTTTCCGAGAAACAATCGTCATTGGAATTACAGCAACAACAAAATGAATCGCGAAAA gaaattaaaGAACATCTGATGTACAAAGAAGCAGAAATATTTCACAGCTTTCAGTTAGCAtcaccaaatgtatataaattttttataaaattggaCATTTTATCAGCTcatgatttcttttttaatggaCTTTGCATTTCCTACTATGTTGATTTGCCAGAACATTGGAGCACAAGTCAAGTTGATAGATTGTATGGAAGAACTCAAAGAtgtaatttaaagaataactCTGCGTATTTTAGTTATGCCTCTGAAATATCATTAGATTTTCAATCTGCAGCTATGGTTGATGCAAACAATATTTTACCATCTTGGCCTCGATTATTACTATCAGTTACATCACTTGACAACTGGTTTag ATATCGTACAGAAGGTTATGCTGTTGTTCCTTTGCCTGTATTACCTGGTTCACATAAATTCAATATCCCAACTTGGCGACCAACAGGAAGTATTATTAACACCCTTAGAAGATTTTTTACAGGTGGTACTTATGAATTGGAAGACATAACTCACTGTAGTATCCCAAAAGGACATGaagataaaatgttaaataagtCATACTTAAATGTTACATCAAGTGGTTACATTAAGttaaatatgaatatcatCCATCAAACTCATGGCTCAATTAAACATGATGACcacttaaattattttcagagaTTGAGTACAGATAAACTTATGACTAATATAGACAATATTTTTGAACAGTTCAAAGCAGCCAGAGAACgtatgttacaaataaaaaatttaaacatttaa
- the LOC132906460 gene encoding rhomboid-related protein 2 isoform X1, which yields MFYPQRMMRQISEISYVGGFKLIRMSSNQEGESGITIPLQYNNSHWKSIFEKYDLDGDGKISYQELRAMIRSSSYSNDIPTRVVHIIMHKADLDDSGYLDYPEFIAMIHRKDMQGVFGHLVQRYVQSMVPQRPSPFEGLARSSDIPDGQYEEEYSCKPPALAMIIISILEITLFLYDVIVYKSPSVEGPAATLFIYNPHKRYQAWRYLTYMFVHVGVFHLVVNLLVQIMLGIPLEMVHKWWRVLTIYIAGVVAGSLGTSVSDPTVYLAGASGGVYALITAHVATILMNWSQMEFAVLQLLVFLVVTVVDISQAIYNRYVLETNDQVGYVAHFAGAIAGLLVGINVLRNLEVKTWEKVVWWASIITYTVLMTAAILWNILYTSYYD from the exons ATGTTCTATCCTCAAAGAATGATGAGACAAATCTCTGAAATCTCCTATGTTgg AGGtttcaaattaataagaatGTCAAGTAATCAAGAAGGAGAGTCTGGTATAACGATACCACtgcaatataataattct CATTGGAAatctatatttgaaaaatatgatctTGATGGGGATGGGAAAATCTCGTATCAAGAATTGCGAGCTATGATACGCAGTTCTAGTTACTCTAATGATATTCCAACCAGGGTTGTCCATATAATAATGCATAAAGCAGATCTAGATGATTCTGGATATCTAGATTATCCAGAATTTATAGCTATG ATTCACAGAAAAGATATGCAAGGTGTTTTTGGTCATCTTGTGCAACGATATGTACAATCTATGGTTCCACAAAGACCATCTCCTTTTGAAGGTCTAGCAAGGTCTAGTGACATACCTGATGGACAGTATGAAGAAGAATATAGTTGTAAACCTCCAGCACTAGCaatgataattatatctatactagaaattactttatttttatacgatgTGATTGTATATAAATCACCTTCAGTCGAAGGACCAGCAGccacattatttatttataatccaCACAAAAGATACCAAGCATGGAGGTATTTAACATATATGTTTGTACATGTGGG AGTATTTCATTTAGTAGTAAACCTACTTGTGCAAATAATGCTGGGTATTCCACTGGAGATGGTACACAAATGGTGGAGAGtattaactatatatatagcaGGTGTTGTAGCAGGATCTCTTGGTACCTCTGTATCGGATCCTACAGTATATTTAGCAGGAGCATCAGGTGGTGTATATGCATTAATTACGGCTCATGTGGCAACTATATTAATGAACTGGTCGCAAATGGAATTTGCTGTTTTACAATTGTTAGTATTCCTTGTTGTAACAGTTGTTGACATTAGTCAAGCAATATATAACCGTTACGTGTTAGAAACCAATGACCAAGTTGGATATGTTGCTCATTTTGCTGGTGCCATTGCGGGTTTGCTCGTAGGTATAAATGTACTTCGTAATCTCGAAGTAAAAACTTGGGAAAAAGTTGTGTGGTGGGCCAGTATTATTACTTACACTGTACTTATGACAGCCGCCattttatggaatattttatatacatcttATTATGATTAG
- the LOC132906460 gene encoding rhomboid-related protein 2 isoform X2 codes for MSSNQEGESGITIPLQYNNSHWKSIFEKYDLDGDGKISYQELRAMIRSSSYSNDIPTRVVHIIMHKADLDDSGYLDYPEFIAMIHRKDMQGVFGHLVQRYVQSMVPQRPSPFEGLARSSDIPDGQYEEEYSCKPPALAMIIISILEITLFLYDVIVYKSPSVEGPAATLFIYNPHKRYQAWRYLTYMFVHVGVFHLVVNLLVQIMLGIPLEMVHKWWRVLTIYIAGVVAGSLGTSVSDPTVYLAGASGGVYALITAHVATILMNWSQMEFAVLQLLVFLVVTVVDISQAIYNRYVLETNDQVGYVAHFAGAIAGLLVGINVLRNLEVKTWEKVVWWASIITYTVLMTAAILWNILYTSYYD; via the exons atGTCAAGTAATCAAGAAGGAGAGTCTGGTATAACGATACCACtgcaatataataattct CATTGGAAatctatatttgaaaaatatgatctTGATGGGGATGGGAAAATCTCGTATCAAGAATTGCGAGCTATGATACGCAGTTCTAGTTACTCTAATGATATTCCAACCAGGGTTGTCCATATAATAATGCATAAAGCAGATCTAGATGATTCTGGATATCTAGATTATCCAGAATTTATAGCTATG ATTCACAGAAAAGATATGCAAGGTGTTTTTGGTCATCTTGTGCAACGATATGTACAATCTATGGTTCCACAAAGACCATCTCCTTTTGAAGGTCTAGCAAGGTCTAGTGACATACCTGATGGACAGTATGAAGAAGAATATAGTTGTAAACCTCCAGCACTAGCaatgataattatatctatactagaaattactttatttttatacgatgTGATTGTATATAAATCACCTTCAGTCGAAGGACCAGCAGccacattatttatttataatccaCACAAAAGATACCAAGCATGGAGGTATTTAACATATATGTTTGTACATGTGGG AGTATTTCATTTAGTAGTAAACCTACTTGTGCAAATAATGCTGGGTATTCCACTGGAGATGGTACACAAATGGTGGAGAGtattaactatatatatagcaGGTGTTGTAGCAGGATCTCTTGGTACCTCTGTATCGGATCCTACAGTATATTTAGCAGGAGCATCAGGTGGTGTATATGCATTAATTACGGCTCATGTGGCAACTATATTAATGAACTGGTCGCAAATGGAATTTGCTGTTTTACAATTGTTAGTATTCCTTGTTGTAACAGTTGTTGACATTAGTCAAGCAATATATAACCGTTACGTGTTAGAAACCAATGACCAAGTTGGATATGTTGCTCATTTTGCTGGTGCCATTGCGGGTTTGCTCGTAGGTATAAATGTACTTCGTAATCTCGAAGTAAAAACTTGGGAAAAAGTTGTGTGGTGGGCCAGTATTATTACTTACACTGTACTTATGACAGCCGCCattttatggaatattttatatacatcttATTATGATTAG